One segment of Vagococcus martis DNA contains the following:
- a CDS encoding GtrA family protein: protein MIRRRELLWYSVFGTTATFIYFFIRFMSKGWTDNVLVTVALAQTVAIVFSFFANKFFVFKNTGLGFYRSLKQFVEFIAGRFFVIMLDLGIAYFFVEKYNRIMISLFHLQKVNYQQFVFSHPLIGPYMGNAYLLNEFIFTVLSQVLATIINYVVSKRIVFNAKKSYEGELVSSS, encoded by the coding sequence ATGATTAGACGTCGAGAATTACTGTGGTATAGTGTGTTTGGTACGACAGCAACCTTCATCTATTTTTTTATACGATTTATGTCAAAAGGATGGACAGATAATGTTCTTGTAACGGTTGCATTGGCACAAACGGTAGCGATTGTTTTTTCATTCTTTGCTAATAAGTTTTTCGTATTTAAAAATACTGGTTTGGGATTTTACCGTTCATTGAAACAATTTGTTGAGTTTATAGCAGGGCGTTTTTTCGTCATCATGCTTGATTTAGGGATAGCTTATTTTTTTGTAGAAAAATATAATAGAATAATGATTTCATTGTTTCATCTACAAAAAGTTAACTACCAGCAATTTGTATTTAGCCATCCTCTAATTGGCCCATATATGGGAAATGCCTACTTGTTGAATGAATTTATTTTTACCGTACTATCTCAAGTTCTTGCAACAATTATCAATTATGTTGTATCAAAACGTATTGTATTTAATGCAAAAAAGAGTTATGAAGGAGAGCTGGTCTCTTCTTCATAA
- a CDS encoding adaptor protein MecA, protein MEMERINENTIRVSIGNDDLAERGITFLDLLGNQRQIETFFYSILEEVDVDDQFQGTDAVTFQVLPNHDGLELFISKNTAIEDDSDFNDFDNTQAEGFVDYLRNQMTPPESTQKEKESSSDVGEFNYLEDSIFGATYETVFRTSDFESVVELANNIQLLNALSSLYFYNNNYYLQLSFLLEDSTEGQARNDVSKIYEYMELTSITRDVLDEYGELIIDRNALSIMKYYFK, encoded by the coding sequence ATGGAAATGGAACGAATTAATGAGAATACGATTCGAGTATCAATTGGGAATGATGATCTTGCAGAACGCGGAATCACTTTTTTAGATTTGCTTGGTAATCAAAGGCAAATAGAGACATTCTTTTATAGTATTTTAGAAGAGGTCGATGTAGATGATCAATTCCAAGGAACAGACGCTGTAACGTTCCAAGTGCTACCCAACCATGATGGACTTGAATTGTTTATTAGTAAAAATACGGCGATTGAAGATGATTCGGATTTCAATGATTTTGATAATACTCAAGCAGAAGGATTTGTTGATTATTTAAGAAATCAAATGACACCTCCAGAATCGACTCAAAAAGAAAAGGAATCATCATCTGATGTTGGTGAGTTTAATTATTTAGAAGATAGTATTTTTGGTGCAACTTATGAGACAGTGTTTAGAACATCTGACTTTGAAAGTGTTGTTGAGTTGGCTAATAATATCCAGTTGTTAAATGCCTTATCCTCATTGTATTTTTATAATAATAATTACTACTTACAGTTATCATTCTTATTGGAAGATAGCACAGAAGGACAAGCAAGAAACGATGTATCTAAAATCTATGAGTATATGGAATTAACAAGCATTACACGAGATGTTTTGGATGAATATGGTGAATTGATTATTGACAGAAATGCATTAAGTATTATGAAGTATTACTTTAAGTAA
- the spxA gene encoding transcriptional regulator SpxA, which translates to MLKLYTSPSCTSCRKARAWLQENQIEFVERNIFSEPLTQDELKEILRMTEDGTEEIISTRSKVFQKLDVDLDELSLPELLELVQQNPGLLRRPIMIDEKRLQVGFNEDEIRRFLPREVRAIELKQAQLMAGI; encoded by the coding sequence ATGCTAAAATTATACACTTCACCCAGCTGTACATCTTGTCGAAAAGCACGTGCTTGGTTACAAGAAAATCAAATAGAATTTGTTGAGCGCAACATATTCTCAGAGCCGTTAACACAAGATGAACTAAAGGAAATTCTAAGAATGACCGAAGATGGTACAGAGGAAATCATCTCTACTCGTTCAAAAGTATTTCAAAAGTTAGATGTTGATTTAGACGAGTTATCACTTCCAGAGTTATTAGAGTTAGTACAACAAAATCCTGGATTACTACGTCGTCCTATTATGATTGATGAAAAAAGACTCCAAGTAGGATTTAATGAAGACGAGATTCGTCGATTCTTGCCAAGAGAAGTTAGAGCCATTGAATTAAAACAAGCTCAATTAATGGCAGGAATTTAA
- the trpS gene encoding tryptophan--tRNA ligase produces MKTIFSGIQPSGIPTIGNYIGAMKQFVQLQNDYHCFFCIVDEHAITVPQDRLKLRKQILQLASLYLAVGIDPEKATVFIQSEVPAHAEAAWIVQCNTSLGELERMTQFKDKSQKVGSTSVSAGLLTYPPLMVADIILYNADLVPVGEDQKQHLELTRDFVERFNSRYAENQNQPLLVLPEVKIPDKNAGGRVMSLQDPTKKMSKSDSNSKGFISMLDEPDVIRKKIRSAVTDSSGNIEYDVENKPGVSNLLVIYSSLSDFTIDELVEKYANAGYAEFKNDLAEVVVNTLEPIQTRYNELLTSEELQIILDEGAIEASKIANKTLRKMKNAVGLGRKAKR; encoded by the coding sequence ATGAAAACTATTTTTTCAGGTATTCAACCAAGTGGTATTCCAACCATTGGAAACTATATTGGCGCGATGAAACAGTTCGTTCAATTACAAAACGACTACCATTGCTTCTTTTGTATTGTAGATGAACATGCGATTACCGTTCCACAAGATCGATTAAAACTAAGAAAACAAATTCTACAATTAGCCTCTTTATATCTTGCTGTGGGGATTGATCCAGAAAAAGCAACTGTCTTTATCCAATCAGAAGTGCCAGCACATGCTGAAGCTGCATGGATTGTACAGTGTAATACATCTCTTGGTGAATTGGAACGTATGACACAATTTAAAGACAAATCACAAAAAGTAGGCTCCACATCAGTCAGTGCAGGTCTTTTAACATATCCACCTTTAATGGTTGCTGACATTATCCTCTACAATGCTGATTTAGTTCCTGTTGGAGAGGACCAAAAACAACATTTAGAATTAACGAGAGACTTTGTTGAACGCTTCAATTCTCGTTACGCAGAAAATCAAAATCAACCACTTCTTGTTCTTCCTGAGGTGAAAATTCCAGATAAAAATGCTGGTGGACGCGTGATGAGTTTACAAGATCCTACTAAAAAAATGAGTAAATCTGACAGTAATAGTAAAGGATTTATCTCAATGTTGGACGAACCAGATGTGATACGCAAAAAAATCCGTTCAGCTGTCACTGATTCAAGTGGAAACATTGAATATGATGTTGAAAATAAACCAGGCGTATCTAACTTACTAGTTATCTACTCATCTCTATCAGATTTCACGATTGATGAATTAGTCGAAAAATATGCCAATGCTGGATACGCTGAATTCAAAAATGATTTAGCTGAAGTGGTAGTAAATACACTTGAACCTATTCAAACACGTTATAACGAATTATTAACTTCTGAAGAATTACAAATAATACTTGATGAAGGTGCTATTGAAGCGTCAAAAATAGCAAATAAAACATTGCGTAAAATGAAAAACGCTGTCGGATTAGGACGAAAAGCAAAACGCTAA
- a CDS encoding ATP-dependent Clp protease proteolytic subunit, translated as MSDKTPMDTNAMLTQKMIETRTILIYGGINQDLAKEVSSQLLLLSALNDEPITIYINSQGGHVEAGDTIHDMIKFVKPEVKIVGTGWVASAGITIFLAAKKENRYSLPNTRFMIHQPAGGVQGQSTEIQIEAREIVKMRERINRLIAEATGQTYEKISEDTDRNFWMSVDEAKDYGIVSNIISSSSELK; from the coding sequence ATGTCAGATAAAACACCCATGGATACCAATGCCATGTTAACTCAAAAAATGATTGAAACTCGTACGATTTTAATTTATGGAGGAATCAATCAAGACTTAGCAAAAGAAGTAAGCAGTCAATTACTATTACTTTCTGCTTTGAATGATGAACCAATTACAATTTATATCAATAGCCAAGGTGGCCATGTTGAAGCTGGCGACACCATTCACGACATGATTAAATTTGTAAAACCCGAAGTAAAAATCGTTGGAACTGGTTGGGTCGCAAGTGCCGGGATTACTATTTTCTTAGCTGCTAAAAAAGAAAATCGCTATTCTTTACCTAATACACGTTTCATGATTCATCAACCAGCTGGTGGCGTACAAGGTCAAAGTACGGAAATTCAAATAGAAGCACGTGAAATTGTTAAAATGCGTGAACGCATTAACCGTTTAATTGCTGAAGCAACTGGTCAAACGTATGAAAAAATTTCTGAAGACACAGATAGAAACTTTTGGATGTCAGTTGATGAGGCAAAAGACTATGGTATTGTATCCAACATTATCTCATCATCTAGCGAATTAAAATAA
- a CDS encoding low molecular weight protein-tyrosine-phosphatase encodes MKKVLFVCLGNICRSPMAEIVFREKVKDSGLADQIQVSSRATGSWNDGDAPHKGTQDKLKEVGLSCDGLFAEKISSDDFHEYDYIIGMDENNIRDLEGLSPEIDLLHKIHLLLSEEVKLEKENIPDPYYTGDFDLTYELIDKGTTKWLEKIKEEL; translated from the coding sequence ATGAAGAAGGTATTATTTGTTTGTTTAGGGAACATTTGCCGCTCGCCTATGGCAGAAATAGTTTTTAGAGAAAAAGTTAAGGATAGTGGATTAGCAGATCAGATACAAGTGTCGTCAAGAGCCACAGGCAGCTGGAATGATGGAGATGCACCTCATAAAGGTACACAAGATAAACTAAAAGAAGTTGGCTTATCATGTGATGGGTTATTTGCTGAGAAAATATCTTCAGATGATTTTCATGAATATGATTATATTATTGGTATGGATGAAAATAATATTCGCGATTTAGAAGGATTATCACCAGAGATTGATTTATTACATAAAATTCATCTATTATTATCAGAGGAAGTTAAATTAGAAAAGGAGAATATTCCTGACCCGTACTATACAGGCGATTTTGATTTAACTTATGAATTAATAGACAAAGGGACAACTAAGTGGTTAGAAAAAATTAAAGAAGAATTATAA
- a CDS encoding Veg family protein, with translation MSINISTIKEELENKVGSRIKLVAQTGRKKQTERHGVLAELYPSVFIVQLDQEENAFERVSYSYTDILTHSVEVLFHDSEEELIG, from the coding sequence ATGTCTATAAATATCTCCACTATAAAAGAAGAATTAGAAAATAAAGTTGGTAGTAGAATAAAATTGGTCGCTCAAACTGGTCGTAAAAAGCAAACTGAGCGTCATGGCGTTTTAGCCGAATTATATCCATCAGTGTTTATTGTACAATTAGATCAAGAAGAAAATGCTTTTGAACGTGTATCATATAGTTATACTGATATTTTAACTCATTCAGTTGAAGTTTTATTTCACGACAGTGAAGAGGAATTAATAGGATAA
- a CDS encoding sigma factor produces MEEEILELLIERAKKGCSYSFAYIFETYQPIVYRVKRVYHLMYFDTDDWLQEGRICCYKSIQTFDRKKGATFGSFFRMNFKHHVFSLIRHQEAYKRRTDKETGAINVEEIDGTKALVEQRSSENFKYIFYKENALLFSESLSEYERQVFVKNTIEECSQLKDKRALSRVKKKFMRYCINP; encoded by the coding sequence ATGGAAGAAGAGATTTTAGAACTACTTATTGAGAGAGCGAAAAAAGGTTGTTCATATTCTTTCGCTTATATTTTTGAAACGTATCAGCCAATCGTTTATCGTGTGAAGCGGGTTTATCATTTGATGTATTTTGATACAGATGATTGGTTACAAGAAGGTCGGATTTGTTGTTATAAATCAATTCAAACATTTGATCGTAAAAAAGGTGCAACATTTGGTAGTTTTTTTCGTATGAATTTTAAACATCATGTTTTTTCATTGATTAGACACCAAGAAGCGTATAAAAGAAGAACAGATAAAGAAACTGGGGCGATCAATGTCGAAGAAATCGATGGAACGAAAGCTTTAGTAGAACAAAGATCATCAGAAAACTTTAAGTATATTTTTTATAAGGAAAATGCGTTATTATTTTCTGAGTCGTTATCTGAATATGAAAGACAAGTGTTTGTTAAAAATACTATAGAAGAGTGTAGTCAATTAAAGGATAAACGAGCGTTATCCCGTGTGAAGAAAAAGTTTATGCGCTATTGTATTAATCCATAA
- a CDS encoding MerR family transcriptional regulator: MVSKFKEWIEHEDIRMGISELTKKTGATTRQLRYWEKKGYIKSIQPDPNSPRAYKLSDIIKVELIKEYLDSGYTLSMAYEKAIKKLSKMQRFREVFSNYIKDVEILDDQYEVFTIGPFDETNEKITITHDSKNNLLRYSIKQIEDN, translated from the coding sequence ATGGTGTCAAAGTTTAAAGAGTGGATAGAGCATGAAGATATACGTATGGGGATCAGCGAATTGACTAAAAAAACAGGAGCAACAACAAGGCAACTAAGGTATTGGGAAAAGAAAGGATATATCAAGTCAATTCAACCAGATCCAAATAGTCCAAGAGCTTATAAGTTAAGTGATATTATAAAAGTAGAGCTAATAAAAGAATACTTAGATAGTGGGTATACGCTTTCTATGGCTTACGAGAAAGCAATTAAAAAGTTAAGTAAGATGCAAAGATTCCGTGAGGTTTTTTCTAATTATATTAAAGATGTTGAAATATTAGATGATCAGTATGAAGTATTTACCATAGGACCATTTGATGAAACAAATGAAAAAATAACGATTACTCATGATTCGAAGAATAATTTATTACGTTATAGTATTAAACAAATAGAGGATAATTAG
- a CDS encoding MDR family MFS transporter produces MSDTHPLDIHGNTYKRSLLVAVLLIGTFCTVLNQTLLTTAFPTLMEDFNVSAATIQWLTTGFLLVNGIMIPISAWLMNKFNSKNLYIGAMSIFLVGTILCAIAPTFSMLLTGRLVQAAGVGVSMPLMQNIMLNIFPPEKRGAAMGGAGIVIGLAPALGPTLSGYIIDHYVWRDLFYMVIPIVVLVIILSFFAMKSVLELSNPAIDVLSICLSTLGFGSLLYGFSSVGNDGWGSTKVIGFLAVGIVTLMIFTWRQLTIETPFLELRVFKSKTYTIATILSSLANMAMIGAEMVLPLYIQNIRGESAFHSGLMLLPGALVMGFMMPITGRIFDKHGAKRLGIMGMFLLTSATIPFMFLTETTPVIYIITLYAVRMFGISMVMMPLTTLGMNSLPKHLMTHGTAVNSTLRQVASSVGTAILISVLTNQTKNALPEKSLLKSSPLEYKELATHATLTGYHAAFLVAVLFGIIGLVTTFFIHENSKKASQSKEVIS; encoded by the coding sequence ATGAGTGATACACATCCCTTAGATATTCATGGTAACACGTATAAACGTAGTCTACTCGTTGCTGTACTTTTAATTGGAACTTTTTGTACAGTATTAAATCAAACACTACTTACTACTGCTTTTCCAACATTAATGGAAGATTTTAATGTTTCTGCTGCTACTATTCAATGGTTAACAACAGGATTTTTATTAGTTAACGGAATTATGATTCCTATTTCTGCGTGGCTTATGAATAAATTCAACTCAAAGAATTTATACATTGGTGCGATGAGTATTTTCTTAGTTGGAACGATTCTTTGTGCGATTGCCCCAACATTTTCTATGCTACTAACTGGCAGACTAGTCCAAGCTGCTGGGGTTGGTGTGTCAATGCCTTTAATGCAAAATATTATGTTAAACATCTTTCCACCAGAAAAGCGTGGTGCCGCGATGGGCGGAGCCGGAATTGTTATTGGACTTGCTCCAGCTTTAGGTCCAACATTATCTGGTTACATTATCGATCATTATGTATGGCGTGATTTATTTTATATGGTCATTCCTATTGTTGTTTTAGTTATCATTTTGTCATTTTTCGCTATGAAGAGCGTGTTAGAACTTTCTAATCCTGCTATTGATGTTTTATCTATCTGTCTTTCTACTCTAGGATTTGGTTCATTACTTTATGGATTTTCTAGTGTCGGCAATGATGGATGGGGTAGCACAAAAGTTATCGGCTTTTTAGCTGTTGGGATTGTGACATTAATGATTTTCACTTGGCGACAACTAACCATTGAAACGCCATTCTTAGAGCTTAGAGTGTTTAAATCAAAAACTTATACGATTGCAACAATTCTTTCCAGTTTAGCAAACATGGCAATGATTGGAGCTGAAATGGTTCTTCCTTTATACATTCAAAATATTCGAGGCGAATCTGCTTTTCATTCTGGTCTAATGTTATTGCCTGGTGCGTTAGTCATGGGATTCATGATGCCAATTACTGGGAGAATTTTTGATAAACATGGAGCAAAACGTTTAGGTATCATGGGGATGTTTTTACTGACAAGTGCGACCATTCCTTTTATGTTCCTAACTGAAACAACTCCTGTTATTTATATTATTACGTTATATGCTGTTCGTATGTTTGGTATTTCAATGGTTATGATGCCTTTAACAACTCTTGGTATGAACTCATTACCAAAACACTTGATGACACATGGGACCGCCGTAAACAGTACCTTACGACAAGTAGCCAGCTCAGTTGGTACAGCTATTTTAATCAGTGTCTTAACAAATCAAACAAAAAATGCGTTACCTGAGAAATCATTATTAAAATCATCTCCTCTTGAATACAAAGAATTAGCGACTCATGCTACGTTAACAGGTTACCATGCAGCATTCCTAGTAGCTGTTTTATTTGGGATTATCGGTTTAGTCACCACATTCTTTATTCACGAAAATTCTAAAAAAGCATCTCAAAGTAAGGAGGTCATCTCATGA
- a CDS encoding DUF4811 domain-containing protein: MIVILVILSVLLFAFTFIFAKSTWQYILTVIFGIVFIGSVVLMEMNYAHHFGMEKETTTKEVSLVSSADAENLKILLYQPVGTKGDKVYLYKTTPTQKKVSQTGTDHVTNTVKTTDTDKATLETKTTRWVYKDSFYDLLFGISGNNKEFDSRKNTFYLPSDWLELSTDQAKKLGEEMSAKKDTLEADIKKYVADKLKEEITKDPSIATNKDKQTELSKTYAKEYQEKMMSDILKNISK, translated from the coding sequence ATGATTGTCATCTTAGTTATTCTTAGTGTGTTACTATTTGCTTTCACATTTATTTTCGCAAAATCAACATGGCAATACATTTTAACCGTGATTTTCGGTATTGTTTTTATCGGAAGTGTTGTATTAATGGAAATGAATTATGCTCATCACTTTGGAATGGAGAAAGAAACAACAACGAAAGAAGTTTCTCTTGTGAGTTCAGCTGATGCAGAGAATTTAAAGATTCTATTATACCAACCTGTAGGAACAAAAGGTGATAAAGTCTACTTATATAAAACAACACCTACTCAGAAAAAAGTTTCTCAAACAGGAACAGATCATGTAACGAACACTGTCAAAACAACTGATACAGATAAAGCAACTCTAGAAACGAAAACGACTCGTTGGGTATATAAAGATTCTTTTTATGACTTATTATTTGGTATTTCTGGAAACAATAAAGAATTTGATTCTAGAAAAAATACGTTCTATCTTCCAAGTGATTGGTTAGAATTAAGTACGGATCAAGCTAAAAAACTGGGAGAAGAAATGTCTGCTAAAAAAGATACCCTAGAAGCAGATATAAAAAAATATGTTGCTGATAAACTAAAAGAAGAGATTACTAAGGATCCATCCATCGCAACAAATAAAGATAAACAAACAGAATTATCTAAAACTTATGCTAAAGAATATCAAGAAAAAATGATGTCTGATATTCTGAAAAATATTTCAAAATAG
- a CDS encoding NYN domain-containing protein: protein MTRKLKHQVLFVDGYNMIGAWPELNRLKKQDKLSDARDQLLFILSNYAKYKGIEIIVVFDAQLVPGIQQTYDKYGLTVIFTKEDETADTYIEREVPNKMNALTTVRVATSDLAEQWVIFSQGALRVSARELFNSIKEVEKEIHSDTQDYQYQNLRRNSPWNQEQVKTLQELFDDLMYH from the coding sequence ATGACACGAAAATTAAAACATCAAGTCCTCTTTGTTGATGGGTACAACATGATTGGTGCTTGGCCTGAGTTAAATCGATTGAAAAAACAAGATAAACTAAGTGACGCTAGAGACCAATTATTATTTATCTTATCCAATTATGCAAAGTATAAAGGAATCGAAATCATCGTTGTATTTGATGCCCAACTTGTTCCTGGAATTCAGCAAACATATGACAAGTATGGCTTGACGGTTATTTTTACAAAAGAAGATGAAACGGCTGATACTTATATTGAGCGAGAAGTGCCTAATAAAATGAATGCATTGACCACTGTTCGTGTGGCAACAAGTGATTTAGCAGAACAATGGGTTATTTTCTCACAAGGAGCACTACGAGTATCGGCACGAGAGTTGTTTAATTCGATTAAAGAAGTGGAAAAAGAAATTCATTCTGACACACAGGACTACCAATATCAAAATTTGAGACGAAACAGTCCTTGGAATCAAGAACAAGTCAAAACACTACAAGAATTATTTGATGATTTAATGTATCATTAA
- the rlmB gene encoding 23S rRNA (guanosine(2251)-2'-O)-methyltransferase RlmB gives MRKPQNKRKSDRQRPKFDKKNQQEADVPTPEMDDVVLGKHATIEALQANRGNKLFLQEDIKGNKIEEIKQLAQEKIVSIKWVPKSKLDEMVDGLNHQGIVLKITPYEYLSLSELLEKTKEKENRFFLILDSIMDPHNLGSILRTADAVNVDGVIIPKHRAVGVTPVVVKTSTGAVEHIPISRVTNLSQTVKELKKENIWVFGTDMEGTDYTQWNVSGDIALIIGNEGKGMGQALKKEVDEMITIPIDGHVQSLNASVAAGLLMYEVHRKRR, from the coding sequence ATGAGAAAACCTCAAAATAAAAGAAAATCAGATAGACAACGCCCAAAATTTGATAAAAAAAATCAACAAGAAGCAGATGTACCAACACCAGAGATGGATGATGTAGTGTTAGGAAAACATGCCACAATAGAAGCACTGCAAGCGAATCGAGGCAATAAACTATTTTTACAAGAAGACATTAAAGGAAATAAAATCGAAGAGATTAAACAATTGGCTCAAGAGAAGATTGTGTCTATCAAATGGGTACCAAAATCTAAATTAGATGAAATGGTGGATGGCTTAAATCATCAAGGCATCGTCTTAAAAATTACGCCATATGAATACCTATCGTTATCAGAATTACTAGAAAAAACTAAAGAAAAAGAAAATCGTTTTTTCTTAATTTTAGATAGCATTATGGACCCACATAACTTAGGTTCTATACTAAGAACAGCTGATGCAGTGAATGTTGATGGTGTCATTATTCCAAAACATCGTGCAGTCGGAGTGACACCAGTGGTAGTGAAAACTTCTACAGGGGCGGTAGAACACATTCCTATTTCAAGAGTGACAAACCTTTCGCAAACAGTTAAGGAATTAAAAAAAGAAAACATCTGGGTATTTGGGACAGATATGGAAGGTACAGATTACACTCAGTGGAATGTTTCAGGAGACATTGCTTTAATTATTGGCAATGAAGGAAAAGGGATGGGGCAAGCACTTAAAAAAGAAGTAGACGAAATGATTACCATCCCGATAGATGGACATGTTCAAAGTTTAAATGCGAGTGTGGCAGCTGGCTTGTTAATGTATGAAGTGCATAGAAAAAGGAGATAA
- a CDS encoding Mini-ribonuclease 3: MTNEKDYTLLSGLTLAYVGDAIYETYIRDYLVKSGQTRPNQLHRLATHYVSAKAQHYLIEQMMMQDLLTETEQDMYRRGRNAKSHTSAKNTSIAVYRSSTGFEALMGYLHLTEQKERLEEVIAWCIQTIGEKNNEKTSK, encoded by the coding sequence ATGACAAATGAAAAAGATTATACCTTATTAAGTGGGTTAACACTAGCTTATGTGGGGGATGCCATATATGAGACCTATATTCGCGATTATTTAGTAAAAAGTGGGCAAACTCGCCCGAACCAATTACACCGTTTAGCAACACACTATGTTTCAGCAAAAGCACAACATTATTTGATTGAACAAATGATGATGCAAGATTTACTAACTGAAACAGAACAAGATATGTATCGCCGTGGACGTAATGCTAAAAGTCATACGAGTGCCAAAAATACGTCGATTGCTGTGTACCGCTCATCAACTGGATTTGAAGCATTGATGGGCTACCTGCATTTAACAGAGCAAAAAGAACGCTTAGAAGAAGTTATTGCATGGTGTATTCAAACAATAGGAGAAAAAAACAATGAGAAAACCTCAAAATAA
- the cysS gene encoding cysteine--tRNA ligase has product MGIKIYNTLSRKKENFVPIKPNEVSMYLCGPTVYNYIHIGNARSTVAFDTVRRYFEFRGYKVNYVSNFTDVDDKIIKTANQEGISTKELADKFIDAFKEDTGKLNVQPACLHPRVVDHIDDIIEFISVLVEKGYAYESQGDVYYRTRLFKPYGKLSNKSIDELETGASQRTGAESAKKEDPLDFALWKQAKEQEVSWDSPWGKGRPGWHIECSVMATKHLGDTIDIHAGGQDLEFPHHENEIAQSEAKTGETFAHYWMHNAYLTVGESGEKMSKSLGNFITAHDLMKDVSPEVVRFALSTTHYRRPMPFNETTIKEATTNLGRIKSSYNNATFRLETAVDSLENDHDWLKELSSLMIEFVTEMDDDFNAANGITVVYQLVKYLNRYLEEDVVSKGVITAYQETLEKLMLIFGIELVNQTDLLDDDIDALIAERNAARKEKNFARSDEIRDLLKEKGIILEDTPQGTRWSRSE; this is encoded by the coding sequence ATGGGAATAAAAATTTATAATACTTTAAGTCGTAAAAAAGAAAATTTTGTGCCAATTAAACCAAATGAAGTCAGCATGTATCTATGCGGACCAACTGTTTATAACTACATTCATATAGGAAATGCTAGAAGTACCGTAGCATTTGATACTGTTCGCCGTTACTTTGAATTTAGGGGCTACAAAGTTAATTATGTTTCTAACTTTACAGATGTGGATGATAAAATTATTAAGACAGCGAATCAAGAAGGTATTTCAACCAAAGAATTAGCAGATAAATTTATTGACGCATTTAAAGAAGATACCGGAAAACTCAATGTGCAACCAGCTTGTCTACATCCGCGTGTCGTTGATCATATTGATGACATTATCGAATTTATTTCTGTGTTGGTTGAAAAAGGATATGCTTATGAATCACAAGGAGATGTGTACTATCGTACGCGACTATTTAAACCTTATGGAAAATTAAGTAATAAAAGTATTGATGAATTAGAGACAGGTGCGAGTCAAAGAACGGGTGCTGAATCAGCTAAAAAAGAGGACCCATTAGATTTTGCATTATGGAAACAAGCCAAAGAGCAAGAAGTATCATGGGATTCGCCATGGGGAAAAGGTCGTCCAGGTTGGCATATTGAGTGCTCCGTGATGGCAACGAAGCATTTAGGTGATACAATAGATATTCATGCAGGTGGACAGGATTTAGAATTCCCTCATCATGAAAATGAAATAGCTCAAAGTGAAGCGAAAACGGGTGAAACGTTTGCTCATTATTGGATGCATAATGCGTATCTAACTGTAGGTGAATCAGGTGAAAAAATGAGTAAATCACTCGGCAACTTTATTACAGCACATGATTTGATGAAAGATGTGTCACCAGAAGTGGTGCGTTTCGCTTTATCAACGACACATTATCGTCGACCAATGCCTTTCAATGAGACAACCATCAAAGAAGCAACGACTAATTTAGGACGTATAAAAAGTAGTTACAATAATGCAACGTTTAGATTAGAAACAGCAGTGGATTCTTTAGAAAACGACCATGATTGGTTAAAAGAGTTGTCTTCACTAATGATAGAATTTGTTACAGAGATGGACGATGATTTCAATGCAGCAAATGGTATCACAGTTGTTTATCAATTAGTGAAATACTTGAATCGTTATTTAGAAGAAGATGTTGTCTCAAAAGGAGTTATCACGGCTTACCAAGAAACATTAGAAAAACTGATGCTTATTTTTGGGATTGAACTTGTTAATCAAACTGATTTATTAGATGATGATATTGATGCGTTAATCGCTGAGAGAAATGCCGCTCGTAAAGAAAAAAACTTTGCTAGAAGTGATGAGATACGTGATTTATTAAAAGAAAAAGGGATTATTTTAGAAGATACCCCTCAAGGAACAAGATGGAGTAGAAGTGAATGA